A region of the Culex quinquefasciatus strain JHB chromosome 1, VPISU_Cqui_1.0_pri_paternal, whole genome shotgun sequence genome:
CCGGGAACAGCATTGTGTACGCAAAGGGCAAGGATAATGAAGTGAAATTTAAGAAGGTGAATCTAGATAAAACATCTGTGTtgcaaaagtacaaaaaacCAAGTTAGACTCCAATTCGTGAGATATTTGATGATAATGTGCACTGAATCATAATGACACAGCAATGAAAACATGGAACAAAATACTCAGTCTGGaacaggattaaaaaaaatccaattataGTGTGGATAAGCTCCAATATCAGAAGAGAGGTTTAATTGCAAACAAATAGGGCAATTCAAATATGAGCTCTATGTGCTTCGATTTACTACAATATTTGCTTCTTTTAATTTCTATGTAGTCTTTATTTTTATTCCATAACtatctattttttaaagattcagCACTAGCATGTTAAACAGAACTGACTCCAAAAAGTGGTTTTACTGGCTTtcgggaaattttgaaaaaaaaaaagatatacagtccagacttgattttcCAAAGGCCTCGGAAAACATTTACTTCTGATAATTATAACTTCGGAAATCTAatgccgaaaaaaaattgtcattgTAATTTTTGCGTCCCCTAAACTTCATTAAAGTgaattacagtggactctctggctgtcgaccTTTTCGATATCaatatactgcccatgatcgcataaatgtcccatatgcattttcatcacttttgagttattggtgcagtttggttcaaaatcgtgtactctttcaaaagagcctataacatccagtactttgttctagaaatcaggaggaaatcccgttttttcgggaaaacttaacacgtagccttatgtgtgggacaaacttcaaatgcgtttttctcagcttgctgtttttgcatatgggacatttatgcgaacatgggcagtatagctccagctgtcaatattttttcagtcccttcaaatagattgctttgatttttcgttctataatttgataatctCCGCTCTCAACGGTCCCTTTAacatcgacaacgagagagttcacatgtttttaaatccaagatggcggcaaaaatggcagttatgaaattgaaaaagtgcattttgTTATTAAATAGGCAATcagctattcaaatttgactgaaacggttttgcagaactcaaattggatattaaaaacagaaaataaaaaaaaatccaatgccaatcgaagcttcggataatcgagccgGGACTGTAGTTAACAATGAGTAATCAAATCAAGAattattataaatttatgaatattttagaaaatattttcatgaaaatgtaaatattttttataaattttaagtaaaactaaaaatttaagaaggatcaaaactcaaaaaaaaccaTCGgtcatgaaatttttaaatggagATTTTCTCATTTTACTATCCCCCTGCAGTTTGAAGACGATTCCACGGACACGGAAAGCTCCGCGGTCAGCGACGCCGAGGGAGACGAAAGCGCCATAACAGCCGAAACCACCCACAAAAAGCACGATCCCTCGAACTGCTACCCAAACTGCGATGTGAACGTGTGGCTGCGATCGTGCGAGCAAGAAATCGTCGAACCCATCGCGGGCGAAGTTCGCGGCGTCGTGCCGGAGTGGCTCAACGGAAGTCTGCTACGGAATGGGCCCGGGAGTTTGAAGGTCGGCGACATGACGTTCAACCATCTGTTCGACAGCTCGGCACTTCTGCACAGGTTCAACATCGAGAACGGACACGTGACCTACCAGTGTCGGTTTTTGAAGAGCGATGCGTACAAGAAGAACAAGGCCGCCCAGCGGATCGTGGTGACGGAGTTTGGGACGAGTGCGGCGCCCGATCCGTGCCATACGATATTTCATAGGTGGGTTCCATGGTTTCGTCAGAAGGTTTCTAGTGCTgactttgtttttttcttccagaATCGCTGCAATCTTCGGCAAGCCCGGTGAGAACGTTTCGGATAATGCGATGATCTCGATCTATCCATTTGGAGATGAGTACTTCACGTTCACCGAGAGTCCGATCATTCACAGGATTGATCCGGAGACGTTGGAAACGGAGGCGAAGCTGAATCTGTCCGATTACGTGGGTATCGTGAATCACACGTCACACCCGCACGTAATGTCCGACGGGACGGTGTATAATTTGGGCATGTCGGTCACGAAGACCGGGCCAACGTACACGATCATCTGCTTCCCGAACGGCGAGCACATGTTTGAGAATGCTCGGATTGTGGCGTCCGTTCCGGCGAGGTGGAAGTTTCATCCCGGATATATGCACACTTTTGGGATTACGGAGAACTTTTTCGTGGTGGTTGAGCAGCCGTTGAGCGTATCCGTGCCGCACATGTTGGTTAGCCAGATCAAGAACGAACCCATGGTGTCCTCAATGAAGTGGTTTGAAAAGCAGCAAACTTACATCTACTTGCTGGATCGTGACACTGGAGAGTTGAAGCACACGTTTCACGCGGAACCGTTCTTCTATCTGCACATCATCAACCAGTACGAGAAGGAAGGTCACGTTGTGTTGGACATTTGCTGCTACAAGGATCCGGCGATGTTGAACTGCATGTACGTGGACACCATGAAGAACATGCAGCAGAATCCGGACTACGCGAGGTTGTTCCGGGGAAGACCACTGCGGTTTGTACTGCCTTTGAACTACGAAGAATCGTTGAAGCGATCGTCAAGTGTGTTTTCCGCTTCGAAATCGTGGACTGGGTTGATGAAGAGGTTGAGCGTTGGAGACGATCTCGATGCGGATGACAGCTTGACGTTGAAGAACTTGGTGACACTGGAAGGCATGAGTGCAACGGCTTACGTCATGCCggattcaacaatattctgcAAACCGGAGCTTCTCTGCAATTTGGGCTGCGAGACGCCGCGGATCTACTACGAGGAACATCTGGGTCGGGAGTACCGCTACTTTTACGCCATCAGTTCGGACGTGGACGCGAGCAATCCGGGCACGTTGATCAAGGTCGACGTGATCAACAAAACCAGGCTGACCTGGTGTGAGGAGAACTGCTACCCGAGTGAGCCGATCTTCGTTCCGGCACCGGATCCACAGTCCGAGGACGACGGCGTCGTACTGGCAGCCATGGTTTGGGGTCGCGACGAGGAGAACCGCGTCGGGCTGTTGGTCCTGGACGGGAAGACCTTCACCGAACTTGCGCGCAGTGAGTTCGAAACGCCCGGACCGGTTCCCAAGTGTCTGCACGGCTGGTTCCAGTCGTCGACGTCAAAGAAGAGTCAATAATTGGTGTGAACGGCACGTATCAGGAACGACGATAGGAATCAATCGATTTTCTCGCCGACCGCTTGTGTATTAATGTTTGCATAGACACGTTGTTTCATTATTCACGTGACGATGGAAAACACATTGTCACCATATGTGCGGTGGTGACCGGATTATTCACTCTTGATGATGAATGTTAGAGCTTAGTTAACACAATTAGATACACATTTTCCAGAGCCGCAACTGTGTTCTTATTTGTGCAAAGAAATGTCTTAATCTATTGGTTGTTTGGTCGAGACGGTGGATACAGCTTGTTGTTCTCGGTAGAAATAATAGATATCTTGTGCTGAACGTATTAATTTCACGGCAGATCAGCTCGGATTTGCGCGTAGGAGTTCGCTTTGGATAGTGtggacttggtgttgttttaaaAGGCTCAGATTGAATTAGTCATTTACCGGGTGAAGTGCGATTTAACAAGTTGAAATGTGGAAGAAAGTGGTTTTATTCTTGCTTATTTGGGATTCAGCGTACAGTGCTAAACTGAGTGAGTTTTTCGTAGAATAACCAATCAATTAGAGAGTCTCAAGCAATCGTTTCAGTTAGTCGCCTTGACCGAGAGTCAATTCTGGATGCCGAAAAGAAGCATCGAACTGGTGGTAACGCGTATCTCACCGAGAGGGAAGCCCAAGCAAATGATATCGTAACGAGACTTCGAAGTAAGATACTACTGGAAGGAATCGCCAACTCGACAGGATTTGCACCGGCGATGCACTTTTTCCAAGCAAAGCCACTTATTGAGAGTAGTCCGATCTTCCGTATGTTGAAAGCGATGCCGAAAGGGTCGGTTCTACATTTGCACAATACAGCAGCTGTTAGTTCCAAGTGGGTCATCAAAAATTTGACCTACCGTTCCGAGGCAAAACTCTGTGAGGTTAATGGAACAGTGTTCTTTACAGTTAGGTATGAATTCTTGTAGGTTCTTTAGCCACAGCCAAACAGACCAAAATCCCTGTCAAATTGAGCTATCGGTTATTCACCAAAGCAATTTAAAATTCACCACAGCTTATTTCTTCTCGGTTGGTTCAAGAATGTCATGCGGGTTGAAAGTAGTTGTCAAACGAGTGTAAAAGAGCTGTGGTGAATTGGATATTGCCGTGGTGAGTTTTTTGCCATTCAACTTGACCGTTAAATTGTTGATCAATGGATTTAACAACATCATCCCTCTGTTTTTCTGTGGATTTGCGCTAAAAACATGAACGACATTCTCCAGACAATCCAAGTTCTGTGACAGTGAACCTCAAAAAAGCATCACCAAACTTCGAGCGCAAAACGCTTCAGCAGAAGCGTTCGATCTCTGGCTGGAGTCCTTCATCAATCTTAAGCTTCGCGACCCGGAGCTGATGCACACCGACGTGAACACCGTTTGGAACGATTTCCAGCAGATGTTTGACGCCTCCAAGGATCTCCTGATGTACAAACCGTTCTTCGAAGACTATCACCGTCAGATGCTGCGAGAATTTTACGACGACAACGTTCAGTACATCGAGCTACGGGCGTCGCTTTCAAAGGTGTACGACGCGAATGGAAAAGATTACAACGAGTTTGAAATCGTGAAAATAATTTCGGATATTGTGGACTCTTTCAAAAAAGAccatccggacttttttggagTTAAGATCATTTACGCCAAGCACCGTTCAATTGATAATGAAACTGTGGAATCGTTCCTGGAGAAGTTCATCACTCTCAAGTAAGTTCTAAGCTTTCTTAAAAGACTTGTTATTAATCTCAATTTATCTTGCAGTCAGGAATTCCCCGATCTCGTTGTTGGCTTCGACCTCGTCGGCCAGGAGGACATCAACAATCCGCTCATCCTATTCACAGATCAGTTGCGCAAATTTGAAAAGACAGCCCCTTACTTTTTCCACGCTGGAGAGACAAGTACCACACGTCTTaccctttcgagaaaaaaaactaaccccACCTCAATTTCAGACGGTTACGGCAGCGAGGCCGACCTGAACCTAGTCGATGCCGTACTGCTCAACAGTCGTCGCATCGGCCACGGATACTCACTGTACAAGCACCCGGTCCTGTGGAAGATGGTCAAGCAGAAGGGTATCGCGCTGGAGATTTGTCCCCTGTCGAACCAGGTGCTGCGGCTCGTGACGGACTTGCGTAACCATCCGGCGGTTTTCTACGTGTCCGAGAGTGTCCCCATCGTGATCGCACCCGACGATCCCGGCTTTTGGGACAGTGCAGCGGTTGGCTTCGATTTTTACTATGCGTTGATGTCGCTGGCTCCGCACTCGGCTGGGATTGGATTTTTGAAGCAGATCGTTTGGGATTCGGTCAAGTGAGTTTGGTTTAAATTGGCAGTTATATtgcgttattttatttttgatatttttaggtACAGCACATTAACAGAACCAGAAAGAACACAATACGCTGAGTTGCTGCAGCCCAAGTGGGAAGCATTTTTGGACTTCATCATCGCCAATAAAGTGTTGAACTATTAATCACCTTCCTCGCTCAACTTTTGAACCTTTGGATCGATAAAGTTCTGGCAGCATATAGAGATCTGGTTGTAGCACCGTCTATAGGCTTCAATGCCTTGTtcctaaaacaaaacaaaaaatcactttgattggatttcaaataaaacaaacaccTATTCCTCACGTAAGGATCCACCACGATCTTGTCCAGCTCGTCCATCCGATATTCCCCCAACAGCTCCACTTTCGCCCGACACCCTTCGGGCGCAATCCGCTTTAAATAACTCAGATTACTCTCGTCCATCGAGAGGATGTagtcaaagtttgaaaaatcttcCACGCGCACCTGCCGCGACACGTGACTCGAGCCGAGACCATGCTCTCGCAGCACTGCAAACGTGTTAGGATTTGGAGATCGTCCGGCGTTCATGTCCGAAGTTCCGGCACTGTCCACGGCCCAGTTCAGTTGCTTCTTTGATTGGAGATGATTTAGGACGGCCTCGGCCATCGGTGAGCGGCATGTGTTTGCTGTTGAAAATcgtaattttaaattgttgaataaATTTAGGGAGAAATTTTTACTAAACTTACCGAAACACACGAACAGAACCAACATCTTGCGTGAGTTTGAACAAATTTGCCGATTGAATGTAGTGAAACAGAACTAGCCAAACGGTATTTATATGAGATTTGATAACAATCCATTGCATCGCATTCATCATCTCCgttagttagaaaaaaaaaaaacattcaggaCGTTGATATTGTTTGGACTGCACTGATCTTACGTTGAATTAAACTTTTTCCACAAGACTTTCTCGGGAAGCAGAAACGCACGCAGATTATGAGCTTTGTTGAATATTTCTACAATTAACAGGAAGAATTGATTCAATATTGTTCTGTAGGACATTATGAGAAACGCTTTTTACAGTGGACTCTCCACGAGACGATATTTTACAGTGGACTCTCCACGAGACGATATTTTATGGACTTGTTACTTCATGAACTGGTGAAGTATTCCGtagaatttcacttttttaaccccttcccgccaagagcaaaatcgagattttttacggttttcaccatcagggaccatccacaaaccacgtggacactttttcaaGAATCTCAAACCCCCCcctctcgtggacaattgtccatacaaaaaaaaaattttttatatggagcgtggacaatcgccatactccctcccccccctaaagtgtccacgtggtttatggatggtctctaACTCGTGACTGGATcgaccaaatttgatgaaattttaatagttATAAGCCAACAATCTATAAAAACAAACGCAAGTTGAATcaggttgaaaaaatgcatggttgcagagaaatttagttttgaaaacaaaaattattggtgctctggagtaaccatgggcgttagagggttaaatgaaatatatttaattaCATTTCTTCAACTTGTCTAGTGGTTTCACTTTTTTTACACAATAACGCAGGTAAAATTCAACCACAAATATTAGACAAATGTCAGATTGaaggaaatttgtttaaaaatacgcCCTTAAAAATGAATCAATTTGGAAATCTGTGGTTAGATTTTTTATATAACGTATAACATTTTGAGAACTGAActgtttttaaatgaattttttgtAAGGATCCCAAGCATGTAATACAATACTTTGAGTatcatattttgggaattctaCTTTTTGTGATGAGACGTTAAATGTGATAGTCGTTTTTTCCCATgtctttttttactaaattgtccaatttttgatcatacaactttgccgaacgcACCAAATCAACCAAAAAATCCATTCTAATGAAACATATTTCTGTAAACATAAAACTtcgttgaaaaaatagtttgaaaattcataAGACCAACTGTTCTGCTGTCTGtgcaatcattgaaaaaaaaatatttgaagaaattatttattttttgtgataaaagaAAACCTTTTGCGGCAACTCAAACTTATTTTTAGCTAACTGAAACatgttaaaataaataaaattgagttgaaattttgaagttttttgaaaaaatatttcatctgtcacctgatttttcgagccgattcaaatccgggaaccgtggtgtaggggtaagcgtggttgcctctcacccagtcagcttgggttcaatcccagacggtcccggtggcatttttcgagaagaGATTTGTCTGGCCACGCCTTACGTCGAACGGGGaagaatcccggggtggatggaagcttaggtgtaaaagaggtttgcaattgcctcaacaaaatcaagctttcggacccctagtttcgagtaggaatttaatttaattaaatcggctcgaaaaatcaggtaacagattttttttttcaaaaaacgtcaaaattttggttaaatttttcttatttgaaCATGTTTAAGTAAGCCTAAAAATTGTTCGAGTTGCAGGTAATTTACGATGAACCgtgacaagatcaagtgagattcttgaattagcagaagtaaaaatgttggatcagaagattcaagagaaatgtttgaaattcagggaaaaatgtgctatttctgaataccccttgattcaaggattggtttagtctattgtaagattaagttagttttaggttaggatatGTTTTCTCAACTTTGttttcttcattgtacctagtgttacaaaaatgacaaatcatttacttttaaagttataaaaattaacagtgtataaatcacgaaaagcaaacttaagctgaagagccacagcttaccacttattatgtaaacaaaatgtaattattataagaaagattcaatatagtatatttaattaaaaaaaatacgcaaaaggttttcttttttcacaaaaaaaaatctttaaatcttgctttttattttttaccaaatctgaggcaaatttgaaaaaaaaacaacaaaatatataAACATCATGCACTGAAGCGTATTATATTTTGGGATAATCTGTACTGTAATTGCAAAATCAGTGACGTTAAATTGTCTTTTTACgagttaaatttgaaattaaaaaaaaaattcaaactgcTTGCAACTGCCACAGTttagttgagtttttttaacattcatgcTTTCTGGGACAAGACTTAGAAAAATGTAGAATTTATGTTTTCACAGGTCTTGATTATTTATTAAGAAGAtcatcaaaatgttcaatttgattgtaaatataaattaaatacaTTTGTAACATGATTAAATCTATTGTGATCACCAACAATAACTATATTTTGTAACTTTAAGATAACTAGAATTTAGATCTTCTAATCCGGACACAACACTCCAAAGTAGTTTGAATCATCCTGGCCAGAGCACGCTGTTCTGTTTTGCTCTATAAAATTTCGACAGCAAACTACAATCTGATTGTAGCATCGTTTGAAGCCACGAATTcctttttcctaaaatttaaatcacaagtttgattgaataaattcttcaatttgaaTTCTGATTACTCACAAAGTACGGATCCACAATAATCCTGTCCGCCTCCTCCATCCGGTACTTCCCCAACAATTCAATCCTCGCCCTACAATCCTCCGGCGCCAGCTTCCGCAAATCGTACAGGTTGCTCTCGTCCATGCCCAGAATAAAGTCAAACTCGTAGAAATCTTCGCGCCGAATTTGCCGCGAAATGTGCCGCGACTTGAGTCCGTTTCCCCGGAGCACCTCGAGCGAGCGCGCGTTCGGCAACCCACCTACGTTCCAGTCGGCGATGGCCGCACTGTCCACGGTCCAGCCGAGGGCCGGCTCTTTGGCCAGCAGGTGCCGCATCACGGCTTCCGCCATCGGCGAGCGGCACGTGTTGGCTGGATGTTGGTCGAGTTgttattttagttatttttgggATGAATTTAGTAACACTTACCTAAACAGACGAAAAGAATCTTCATCTTTGGTGAGGAGCGACTAGACAGCTTGAAAATACTTTTAACACTGAGCAGTACTAGTGGCTTTTACCGTGACTCATATAACCAGTTTCATCATCGGAGCTAATCAGTTTCACGATCTCTGTGTAAatcaaaaggttttaaaaacattgccaTCTGGGACAGATGTGCTCGGTAGGTGATCCGATAGGAAGTGCATGTTTGGTGACGAAACACGTGTACAAATTCCTTGTTAATCTTTGAAACAATCTTTAACTGTAAACATAACTCGTCTTGTTTATTGCCTAATGTATCACATGAACGTAACtagaattttgtataaaatttggtGGGATCACCTAAAACCAGACCTGTCAGATTTTTAAGCACTCCGCTTTTGCTGAATAAAGTTACGACAGCATATTACAATCTGGTCATAACATCGTCTGAATCCGTGTATGCCGGTTTCCTGAAATTGTATGAATATTAGTTGCAAGTTGAAAACTAaatacagtcaaacctctttttacgcgacctccttttgcgcgaaattttttttacgcggttttttttacgcgaagaattcaaaataacgcgaactcaatttacgcgaaaaattcaaaataacgcggtCCGATTTTAAACTGTCGGAAGTCTTAACCATTATGGTCATATATTCCTGTTCAACGGTGACCACAATCAGGGTTTTTTACCATCAGTAGGTTCGGTatactctctgcgatctgttagaatgtacgaggtcatccaggaactcccggaagtcatggcctggatatctacctgatcaacgggagtctatatggctatattaaccatcggtatagcttcaggtagcttcagcggaccacgatggacactctgcggcatgttggattgttttgggtcatccaggaactcccggaagtcatgaccTGGATATCTAATTGATCAAAGGAGGTCTACATGGCTATATtatccatcggtatagcttcaggtagcttcagtgagccacgatggactctctgcggcatgttggattgttttgggtcatccaggaacacccgcaagtcatggccaggatatctacctgatcaacgggggtctgtatggttatatcaaccatcggtgtagcttcagatagcttcagtggaccacgatggacactctgcggcatgtaggattgttctaggtcatccaggaactctcgGAAGTCATGGCATGGAtctctacctgatcaacgggggtatgTATGGATATATTAACCAACGGTATAGCtttaggtagcttcagtggaccacgatggacactctgcggcatgttggattgttttgggtcatccaggaactcccggaagtcatggcctggatatctacctgatcaacgggggtctgtatggttatatcaaccatcggtgtagcttcagatagcttcagtggaccacgatggacactctgcgacATGCTGGATTGTTTTAgatcatccaggaactcccggtcatccaggaactaccggaagtcatggcctggatatctgcctgatcaacgggggtctgtatggatATATTGACCAACGGTATAGCtttaggtagcttcagtggaccacgatggtcactctgcggcatgttggattgttttgggtcatccaggaactcccggaagtcatgaccTGGATATCTAATTGATCAAAGGAGGTCTACATGGCTATATTATCCATCGGTATTCctgcaggtagcttcagtggcccACGATGGACAATTTGTGACATGTTAGATTATGTTGAGACATCCAGGAACTCGTCCTAAAATGCGAATGCTAATTctaatgggacatttatgcgttgATCAGGAAAATATCCAGGCcaggacttccgggagttcctgaatggcccaaaacaatccaacatgccacagaatgcccatcgtggtccactgaagccatctgaagctataccgatggttaattcacccatatagacccccgttgatccggtagatatcctggtcatgacttccgggagttcctggatgacccaaaacaatccaacaagccacagaatgtccatcgtggtccactgaagctacctgaagctataccgaagggtaatatagtcatatagacccccgttgatcaggcagatatcctggccatgacttccggaagttcctggatgacccaaaacaatccaacatgccacaggatgtccatcgtggtccactgaatctatctgaagctataccgatggttaattcacccatatagacccccgttgatccggtagatatccaggccataacttccgggagttcttggatgacctagtacattctaacagatcacaAGGTAACCATCGTAGGTCACGGAAGCTACCTGCAATTATTACGATGGTGGATACACTGGTACAGACCTTTGTCGAACAGATAGATAATCAGTTCATTACTTCCGGAAGTTCTTGGataacccagaacatcccaacctgctgtagaatatacagcgcaggtcactgaagctattttgaataacctggaattacattattattattaaaaatatataatactttataaaactaaaaaaatctgaaaactctttttacgcgagcaattcaaaatagcgcgaactctttttacgcgaaaaattcaaaatagcgcgaactttttttacgcgatttttttttacgcgagaaccaaaattcgcgtaaaaagaggtttgactgtaaTACTCCACTCACAAAGTACGGATCAAAGATGATCTTGTCCAACTCCTTCATCCTGTAATCTCCAAGCAGTTCAATCCGCGCACTACAATCCTCCGGGGCCAACTCCCGCAAGTCCCTAATGTTCCCCTCGTCCATTCCGAAAATGTAGTCAAACTGCCGGAAATCCTCCTCTCGAATCTGCCGACCAACGTGGTCCGAATCGAGCCCATTTTCCCGCAACACTGCCAAACAGCGTGGCTCCGGCGACCGGCCCACGTTCCAAGTCGCGATGGCTGCACTGTCCACGGTCCAGTCCAGCTGTTCCCGGGCCAGGGCGTCCTTCAACACGGCTTCGGCCATCGGTGAGCGGCACGAGTTTCCTGGAATTTGAAGGATGCAATCAGCGGCAGATGGCTTACGGATTTGTAAGGATTTAGAGCTCCAATTACCGATGCAAACGAACAGGATCTTCATTTTCGGCCCGGAACAGCTGCTGGTGCTGATTGTGAAATTCAACAGCGtcgaaacttgcaacagaacGCTCTAAACTCAGCTGTTTATCTCATTTTTGCTCTTGAAATGTACACCAGACTCGTTTTGCAATCTGGGTAGAAGTGCCTTGCTGCGATAGAGTTGAATCCTTCTAATATGACGATGATATCATTTGAATGGAACCATGTTTAGTCAGctctatagagctttatgacgtttcgcgtacgcacactagcgcaccatttaattttgctggccggacaaaatttaacctcactttcttctcgtgtacgtacacgcaatacatgcgcacgtagatatcTCTATACTCAATAGACAGATCTTCTCCAACATTTTTAACCACATGTTCTACCAACTCGCTCTCTTCCCTCCTCATACACTGACCCAGAATACAGCTGCAGTAGATCCGCCAAGTTCACCCAAACACTCTGAAATAACACAAGCACCCTAAACCTGAAAGAAACCCATTCATTCTTGCCAC
Encoded here:
- the LOC6032084 gene encoding carotenoid isomerooxygenase isoform X2, encoding MPGWKCLFEDDSTDTESSAVSDAEGDESAITAETTHKKHDPSNCYPNCDVNVWLRSCEQEIVEPIAGEVRGVVPEWLNGSLLRNGPGSLKVGDMTFNHLFDSSALLHRFNIENGHVTYQCRFLKSDAYKKNKAAQRIVVTEFGTSAAPDPCHTIFHRIAAIFGKPGENVSDNAMISIYPFGDEYFTFTESPIIHRIDPETLETEAKLNLSDYVGIVNHTSHPHVMSDGTVYNLGMSVTKTGPTYTIICFPNGEHMFENARIVASVPARWKFHPGYMHTFGITENFFVVVEQPLSVSVPHMLVSQIKNEPMVSSMKWFEKQQTYIYLLDRDTGELKHTFHAEPFFYLHIINQYEKEGHVVLDICCYKDPAMLNCMYVDTMKNMQQNPDYARLFRGRPLRFVLPLNYEESLKRSSSVFSASKSWTGLMKRLSVGDDLDADDSLTLKNLVTLEGMSATAYVMPDSTIFCKPELLCNLGCETPRIYYEEHLGREYRYFYAISSDVDASNPGTLIKVDVINKTRLTWCEENCYPSEPIFVPAPDPQSEDDGVVLAAMVWGRDEENRVGLLVLDGKTFTELARSEFETPGPVPKCLHGWFQSSTSKKSQ
- the LOC6032084 gene encoding carotenoid isomerooxygenase isoform X3, encoding MDIRSWFEDDSTDTESSAVSDAEGDESAITAETTHKKHDPSNCYPNCDVNVWLRSCEQEIVEPIAGEVRGVVPEWLNGSLLRNGPGSLKVGDMTFNHLFDSSALLHRFNIENGHVTYQCRFLKSDAYKKNKAAQRIVVTEFGTSAAPDPCHTIFHRIAAIFGKPGENVSDNAMISIYPFGDEYFTFTESPIIHRIDPETLETEAKLNLSDYVGIVNHTSHPHVMSDGTVYNLGMSVTKTGPTYTIICFPNGEHMFENARIVASVPARWKFHPGYMHTFGITENFFVVVEQPLSVSVPHMLVSQIKNEPMVSSMKWFEKQQTYIYLLDRDTGELKHTFHAEPFFYLHIINQYEKEGHVVLDICCYKDPAMLNCMYVDTMKNMQQNPDYARLFRGRPLRFVLPLNYEESLKRSSSVFSASKSWTGLMKRLSVGDDLDADDSLTLKNLVTLEGMSATAYVMPDSTIFCKPELLCNLGCETPRIYYEEHLGREYRYFYAISSDVDASNPGTLIKVDVINKTRLTWCEENCYPSEPIFVPAPDPQSEDDGVVLAAMVWGRDEENRVGLLVLDGKTFTELARSEFETPGPVPKCLHGWFQSSTSKKSQ
- the LOC6032084 gene encoding carotenoid isomerooxygenase isoform X1, which translates into the protein MDTISVEVEEEFCEETNFESPCPSPLEGDKVLNMDFLTVNGRFTPMSGQASACSTRSVSLATTPIPPEMLGEGEQEEQGEIVINVQPKPSRHLFESSGRTTPVFTWNPLPTGNSIVYAKGKDNEVKFKKFEDDSTDTESSAVSDAEGDESAITAETTHKKHDPSNCYPNCDVNVWLRSCEQEIVEPIAGEVRGVVPEWLNGSLLRNGPGSLKVGDMTFNHLFDSSALLHRFNIENGHVTYQCRFLKSDAYKKNKAAQRIVVTEFGTSAAPDPCHTIFHRIAAIFGKPGENVSDNAMISIYPFGDEYFTFTESPIIHRIDPETLETEAKLNLSDYVGIVNHTSHPHVMSDGTVYNLGMSVTKTGPTYTIICFPNGEHMFENARIVASVPARWKFHPGYMHTFGITENFFVVVEQPLSVSVPHMLVSQIKNEPMVSSMKWFEKQQTYIYLLDRDTGELKHTFHAEPFFYLHIINQYEKEGHVVLDICCYKDPAMLNCMYVDTMKNMQQNPDYARLFRGRPLRFVLPLNYEESLKRSSSVFSASKSWTGLMKRLSVGDDLDADDSLTLKNLVTLEGMSATAYVMPDSTIFCKPELLCNLGCETPRIYYEEHLGREYRYFYAISSDVDASNPGTLIKVDVINKTRLTWCEENCYPSEPIFVPAPDPQSEDDGVVLAAMVWGRDEENRVGLLVLDGKTFTELARSEFETPGPVPKCLHGWFQSSTSKKSQ
- the LOC6032085 gene encoding adenosine deaminase 2-A gives rise to the protein MWKKVVLFLLIWDSAYSAKLISRLDRESILDAEKKHRTGGNAYLTEREAQANDIVTRLRSKILLEGIANSTGFAPAMHFFQAKPLIESSPIFRMLKAMPKGSVLHLHNTAAVSSKWVIKNLTYRSEAKLCEVNGTVFFTVRQSKFCDSEPQKSITKLRAQNASAEAFDLWLESFINLKLRDPELMHTDVNTVWNDFQQMFDASKDLLMYKPFFEDYHRQMLREFYDDNVQYIELRASLSKVYDANGKDYNEFEIVKIISDIVDSFKKDHPDFFGVKIIYAKHRSIDNETVESFLEKFITLNQEFPDLVVGFDLVGQEDINNPLILFTDQLRKFEKTAPYFFHAGETNGYGSEADLNLVDAVLLNSRRIGHGYSLYKHPVLWKMVKQKGIALEICPLSNQVLRLVTDLRNHPAVFYVSESVPIVIAPDDPGFWDSAAVGFDFYYALMSLAPHSAGIGFLKQIVWDSVKYSTLTEPERTQYAELLQPKWEAFLDFIIANKVLNY